AGTCCTCTAATGGTTCAACACAAACATTATAATCATTTGTCATCTTCCATGCATCATTGGCTATACATACTCCAACCTTCagaaattcaaatgaaatttttctcaagaaaaaaagtcattcaaaaatatattatcaaatcaAACTAGCATTCTCACTTTGACAGATACAGTATCCTCCAAAAGACACTTCAAGCCAGGAGGAATTCCAGAATGGATTATATGCATGACATAACACCTGGCATTTTCCAGGCATATTTGCATAACTGCAGCTTTCCTCGGTGCTTCACCTGTAGATTGGAGACCACAAATTCATACTTAATTGGCATGTAGTTGAAAAAAGATACCTGCTAGAAGcaataagaaaacaaaagaaattcaTTTCTAAGACTAGGAAAGCACAGAAAGTTAATCAAGCAACCATAGATTTTGGATGAAAACACAGCTTAAGAGAACAAATAAGGTCACTTAAGAAACAGTCTGGTAGAAGAACCAACCCCTCTTGAAAACAGGTCTCCACTCAATGTCAAATCCAAGAGAGATATGATCCATACATTGTTTcatagatctaattttatttaaaagtTCCATGCTCGCTTGCTCAACTTCTGGAGCAGTCCTACAGTATATGATGCTCCCCCTATATGCCATTGTTGGATATCTCACTTTGAAATTACCTGAAGCCAAAGTGATATCTGAGTGTTAAAAATGATTGGAACATTATGAGTAACAGGACAATGAAACTTTGTATAGTGTATACAGGAACTAAATAAAAGATATTAAAAGGCACACTTTTTAATAATGCTAATAGTTGTTAAACATGGATTTAACAGGTTTTTTATTTAACACCAATGACTTCATACCATGAATAGGAACAAGGGATAATCATTACCTAGCAATATAATGATCTTTCTGGATGTGATACACAATGAAAGTACCAAGACCTCCCATTTATAATTTTACCAGGATCTTGTTCGACTAATAAAGATATTTATATTCTGGTAGGCCCGATGGAGTTACAATGCATTAGTATTAAAAAAAACAACAAGATTTAtcaatatgcatatatgcaagttCTTCAGATACTAAAATGTTTTCATTTCCTGATTAAAGATGAACTTTTTCTTTTTACCTAAATGCAGAGTCAGTACTAGGGTTGATAAGAATAATATAATCAAGTGAAATTGCAAATGCAAGTACCAAAAGGTTAGGGTACCAAAAACGACTTGAATTTGAAATTAAATTTCCATAATGTTGAAACAGAAATTACAACAAAAGAACATAGACAAAATAAAGATCATCTAAATCATGCCTTCCATTAAAAAAACATTAATCCAGTCAGTAAAGTGTTCCCATGTATACATTACTGCAATATATAGGTAAatctgaacttgaactcatctgcTCATATGCTCAAGAAGTGTCCATTTAGGGCTTCTAATAAATTATCTTTGATACCATTGAAAAAAAAATTGTCATGTTATCACAAACCAGACAGCCACCTACAATACACATGGAATGCCGCCTCAAACTTTTaacaaatataattaatttaaagCTGCCAGCACATGTACAGATGAAATGAGTAGTTCCAGGAGTAAAGCGATCATATACCTGTTATCACATCTCTCTTTCAAAATAAGTTTTCCAACTAAAACAAATTTGTTGAATTTCAAGTTGCACTAAATTGTCAATGTCTATAGGAAACTACGTTTGAGTTGCAAGATAAGCCACATGCCTATTATAGGAAGGCACACAATATAAGTACCTAGTGAAAAGTAACTTCAAAATTAGGTAAACATAAAACTAAGGtctcatttatatataaaaaatctaaaaaaagaaaTTGGTTCATTGCCATAGCTGTTATCTAAATTAGAAAAATGCAATCACACAAAGCCAGTGATAAAAAAGAAGAGAGTGGCAACAGAGAGAAAATTATAGTTATAAAGAAATGAAACAAACAAAAAAGTGATCCATTCTTACTTTAAATTGTACGCTAGTCTGCTCTATGCTTTTTTTCTGTAACATGTTTGGTAAATCCTAATAGCTTTTTGAACTAAATCAAAGATATGAAAAAAGGTATGTCTAAAGAATATTTTACTAATCTGACTCAACCAGGGATAAATTTTACCAGAATGATTCCCTATGTTTGTGTTGCTAACAAAATTAACTACTAGGATATCTACATAAACAAGGATAGCAGCAATTACTATAACCTATCCCTTTTGGCGAATATTTCAATCTTAGTTGTTTGGGTTGAATCACTTTGATCAGGCTAAACCAAACCTCTTTAGTCAATGGTATTTGCCatgttaattaatatatttttttaacatctTACCTGCTTTTTAAACCACCTTAACCCTAACACAAATAAGATatttatgacaaaatttgtgAAGCAAGGTTCATCGTACCACAATGTACCACTCAATATGGGCAATATGTACCAGTTCCATAGAGGATCGATACAGATGGTACATCGATATGTTCCTATGTACTGTGTGTCAGTATGCTCAATATGGCTTGGTACAACTTGGTATATACCATACCGACAAttggtcggtacaccggtacaaaCCGGTAAGGCGAACCATATTGTGAAGGGCTACAAAATCAAGCTTATATTGGTGTCTACTTTCTACATTGTGGAATCATATGATGAATTACATTATTTCTAAAATTCGAGATTGTAGCTAAAATCATAGCTCTTGAGCTCTTCAAATCTttgtaatcaaaatcaagaaaattaGACCTTGACAATAAAACAAGAACTAAAGCACATAGCCCAAATGATTAGTGAATTAGTGATACAAGTTACTAATTAAAAAAAGTGGCTTTGAGTTTATTCATGGTATTGGCCAATTCTAATACAATCGGCCCACTCCATATTGGTATAACCCAATAATCAGCCAGAATTGGCTAGAATCAATCAAACTCAACTGATAATGGCTAATAATTGCCAATTCTATTTGACAACCTTCAAGAGGGAAAGAAGAGAGTATAACATAAGCAGGGGATGGAGACGAAGAAAGCTGAGATTAATACAAGAAACCTTTGACCATTACTATAAAATTGAGCAACATGCTATTTTCTTCCATTTAATATTTGCTACAACCAATGTGTCATCAAGCATCATTGTTTATTATCCTCCACTATGTAAGACAGACAGAAAACAATATAgggaaagaaagagggaggaTAGAGGACAGCCCTTAATCTCTTAAATAGGAAAGCTTTCAAAGAGATAGGGGATATTATAAGATTCAAaaataatcctatgtatgataaaataattttttgttcTATCTTGTTTTGTCACCCTGCACTCCACTTGTATGGTTATTAGGGACCATCATTATAATTAGGGTTTTTAATTTGTCTTTGCATTACCCTACAGTTCCCATGTATGGTTATAAAAGACTTGTCAGTGGTGCCATCGGTATCTTCAAAAATTCCAAGTGGATAACACACCATATTTATCTATTATAgttatatttgtattatacattaATATAATTTTCTAATAAATATATGATAATCATTTTCATTAACTATTCTCATGATAAGTTGTACGTCACCCTTACGACACATACTCGCAAAAGGCTTGCCTCCTCATAATATCGTTCAGTCCATTAAGGACCAGCATGGAAAAATAAAATGAATCAGTGACAGATCGGCACATGGGGAATATGTTATCATCACTTCACCAAAGTGTAACTCGAGTTTGCACAAACATAACTGAACAAATATAACTCCTAGTGACTCAAAAGATATCTCATACCTATGTTTTACGATAATAAGGCAAAAAGATAAGATCAACCCAGAATATGACTCTAAACTCCATCTGAAATAGTCACTAAAAAAAAGAAGCGAAAATACATCcgaaaataacaaaaaatttcCAACAAGACCTTACTCTAGGGTGGCAGAGAAGAACCTGCACTTCATTACACAGTGGTCATTCTGAAATAAAGTTTTGGAGTGTTGTATATCCCCATGTCATTTTGCTTGCAAAGAGGTAATCATGCACatacatccatatatatatatatatatgtgaaaagTACACAAAATATAGAAAAAGACTTAGTCAAATATGCATCAGTTAATATCAATATTGTATCTCATTTTCTTGTTGCAACATTAATATGAGATATACACAACAATGCACCTTTCAGGGGTTCAGAATTCAACGTTTAGCAAAATATAAGCTTCGCAACTGTGCTGATTCACCGTTTATTAAACCAAAGCTACAAAAAGGATACGCCAAAAGCATAATGAAGTTGCCTTaaaaaccaaaaggaaaaggaaaaaagaaaaagaacacgaAATCTCTATACCCAAGAAAGAACCGAGATTTTAAAGAAACACCAAAAGCTTCTTTCGTAATTGAAGAAAAGATGAACTTAATCGAACGAAATCAACCTGGGCAACGAAGTGGCGAGACCCTCCAAGCCCCATTTGTAGGGCAAGATGACGGCGGCCGATCGGCGATCGCCGTGGCCACGCCGCCGCCGTGCCCGCCATGGCACTGAGACTCGGTGGCGTCGGCCCGGCCCCAGTCGGGCAAACGACGGCCACTTGGTCGCGAATGGAGGGGGGCAGGGTCGTCGGCGTCAAGATCGGAGGAAATCCGTCGCTTCTTGGCGGAGGAGTAGTAGACGCCTTCGATGGCTCGGAGCTCTTCCTCAGCAACAAGGTCCCAATCCCAATCCAGGAAGCTGTCGCCGTCCTTTTCCATTTCCAATCATCCCTCTCTTTCCCAAAGGGAAAGAAATTGTATTTTGAACGAGCGTGTTTACGAAACAACTAATGTCACGATATGTTGCCGTGGACCCTATGCCGACAGTGTTCGTCGGAGGTTAAATCGCATCTGATGTCGAAAACGGAAAGAGAGCCGCAACAGCTGAAACGCAAATTAACGCAGTTCGTTCCGACGTTGCGCCTATGGGTGTTTTCGCCTCTCCACATACTAAATCGAAGATCAATTCGCAACACGACGGGGATCGAGGCGTATGAGCGGAGTTTTGGCACGCAACGAGTCAGATGGACGACCGACACGAAATATCGGaccaagatttttatttttttttgtcgtCGTCATGAGACCAAGATTTCCTTAATAACTTATCGTAGCGACTGTCAAGTGCATGCCACAGCCTCCAACGAAGCGATTGGTTTTTCGTTAAGAATAAGACAAGCCCCCATCTATTGTAACGGCTTATAATGAAACACTGATATAAAAGCATATGCTATTGTTTTTCGTACCCCAAAAAACTATATGTTAATTAAAAGGAGTGAATACatctagtgaaaaaaaaaaagaaaaaaaaaagtaaagaggATCCAGTCAGTGACCTCtccataagaaaaaaattttagttGATTGGCTGGGTATATGTTCCCTTCGACCAACTATAATTCTTGGGAAGGAGTCTAAAATATATTGCATGTTTTGGGACTATATTGATCAAGTTTCAAGAGGGATCATATTCTTTGTTAAAGATTTTAATGATCtttgttatggtaaataacttttttaacCGTGACTTCGGGGTCGAcccggctggttcagggctccgaATGACGGGGACCAGATGTGGCTCTCCTTGGGGCGTTGTGGCGGCTGTGGTAGATCTGGCTGGAAAGTTCCGCGACGCCGGAAGGATCCAATAGCGGCCgaatacctgcacacaggtcgggtcggtagttcggcccgacccctccgacgatcaagtcagagaagggtgtggaggggattgtggatgaggaagagaaagaaCCTCCGAGTGTTTTGTGTTTGAATTCCCCCCCTCTACTTTTTAgagtttgggggtatttatagatgaagtttgatgttacctgacgttgCTGTCTGTAGGgtagggtcgtacctctgatagCGTCTGTCGTTGTCGTGAGCGTTGCGCGAAAGAccaagctgccgcagggtatggggggtgtcagtcagcgccttcccCCGTCTTGGCCGGCCATGAGGGGTCAGCCCTGGAGGTCGTTCGGACGCCGTGGGTGTGGGTGTGTGTCGCGTCGTTGTTAATACTCattctggggcagtgtgccgcgcagggtgtccgacgtgggggtgtattacgtcagatccggggtgttatgtcaaatcagtttcttacccctatcatatgccccacccgaaaggagctatgcgtcggttttgcatgtggggagtccgatgcatggcttcctgcCTCAAGCGAGTTGTTCATGCGTCTGAGGGGTGTGCTGCGGATGGGTCGGTCGCGCGAATGCCTCTCGAGCAGCACAAGGCCGCGGGCGGAGGAGCACAGcacaagcggggtgaccgcgcggaTGTGTTCTCGGGAGGTgtcgagccgagggccgaggagcaccacgcaggcggggtgaccgtgcaggtgtgatctcgggaggcgtcgagccaagggccgaggagcgcaacacaggcggggtgatcgcgcaggtgtgagctcgggaggcgtaaagccgagggccgaggagcacaacacaggcggggtgaccgcgcaggtgtgatctcgggagacgTAAAGCCGagtgccgaggagcacaacgcaggcggggtgatcgcgcaggtgtgagctcgggaggcgtaaagccgagggccgaggagcacaacacaggcggggtgaccgcgcaggtgtgatctcgggagacgtaaagccgagggccgaggagcacaacacaggcggggtgaccgcgcaggtgtgatctcgcgaGATGtaaagctgagggccgaggagcacaacgcaggcggggtgaccgcgcaggtgtgagctcgggaggcgtaaagccgagggctgaGGAACACAACACGGGCggagtgaccgcgcaggtgtgatctcaggAGACGTAAagccgaaggccgaggagcacaacgcaggcggggtgactgtGCAGGTGTGAGCTCGGGAGGCGTAaaaccgagggccgaggagcacaacacaggcggggtgaccgcgcaagtgtgatctcgggaggcgtaaagccgagggtcgaggagcacaacgcaggcggggtgaccgcgcaggtgtgagctcgggaggcgtaaagtcgagggccgaggagcacaacacaggcggggcgaccgcgcaggtgtgatctcaggaggcgtaaagccgagggccgaggagcacaacgcaggcggggtgaccgcgcaagtgtgagctcgggaggcgtaaagccgagggccgaggagcacaacacaggcggggtgaccacgcaggtgtgatctcgggagatgTAAAGCCGagtgccgaggagcacaacgcaggcggggtgaccgcgcaagtgtgatctttgggaggcgtaaagccgagggccgaggagcacaacgcaggcggggtgaccgcgcaggtgtgagctcgggaggcgtaaagccgagggccgaggagcacaacacaggcggggtgaccgcgtagatgtgatctcgggaggcgtaaagtcgagggccgaggagcacaacgcaggcggggtgaccgcgcaagtgtgatctttgggaggcgtaaagccgagggccgaggagcacaacgcaggcggggtgaccgcgcaggtgtgatctcgggaggcgtaaagccgagggccgtggagcacaatgcaggcggggtgaccgcgcaggtgtgatctcgggaggcgtaaagccgagggccgaggagcacaacgcaagcggggtgaccgcgcaagtgtgatctcgggaggcgtaaagccgagggccgaggagcacaacgcaggtggggtgaccgcgcaggtgtgatctcgggaggcgtaaagccgagggccgaggagcacaacacaggcggggtgaccgcgcaggtgtgagctcgggaggcgtaaagccgagggccgaggagcacaacatagGCGAGGTGACcgtgcaggtgtgatctcgggaggcgtaaagccgagggccgaggagcacaacgcaggcggggtgaccgcgcaagtgtgatctttgggaggcgtaaagccgagggccgaggagcacaatgcaggcggggtgaccgcgcaggtgtgatctcgggaggtgtaaagccgagggtcgaggagcacaacgcaggcggggtgaccgcgcaggtgtgatctcgggaggcgtaaagccgagggccgaggagcacaacgcaggcggggtgaccgcgcaggtgtgagctcgggaggcgtaaagccgagggccgaggagcacaacacaggcggggtgaccacgcaagtgtgatctcgggaggcgtaaagccgagggccgaggagcacaacgcaggtggggtGACCGTGCAAGTGTGATCTTTGGGAGGCGtaaagctgagggccgaggagcacaacacaggcggggtgaccgcgcaggtgtgatctcgggagacgTAAAGCTGAGGGGCGAGGTGCTTGTTGCAAGCAGGCGGCGTCCAAGGCGGCGTCCCCGGGCGTGATACGGCTGGGGTGATGCTTGGTTCTTTGACCAGCGATCGGTCGTTCGACCGTGCGCGGGTGCGGGCGGCCGGGTCGCTTTTTCCCTAGGGA
This genomic stretch from Musa acuminata AAA Group cultivar baxijiao chromosome BXJ3-9, Cavendish_Baxijiao_AAA, whole genome shotgun sequence harbors:
- the LOC135648981 gene encoding 3'-5' exonuclease-like isoform X5, whose product is MEKDGDSFLDWDWDLVAEEELRAIEGVYYSSAKKRRISSDLDADDPAPLHSRPSGRRLPDWGRADATESQCHGGHGGGVATAIADRPPSSCPTNGAWRVSPLRCPGEAPRKAAVMQICLENARCYVMHIIHSGIPPGLKCLLEDTVSVKVGVCIANDAWKMTNDYNVCVEPLEDLSSLANLKLGGVPKRWSLASLTEMITCKQLEKPKKIRMGNWEADVLSKEQLQYAATDAFVSWHLYQQILKGFPDAKYETKNVEKVKKN
- the LOC135648981 gene encoding 3'-5' exonuclease-like isoform X4, encoding MEKDGDSFLDWDWDLVAEEELRAIEGVYYSSAKKRRISSDLDADDPAPLHSRPSGRRLPDWGRADATESQCHGGHGGGVATAIADRPPSSCPTNGAWRVSPLRCPGNFKVRYPTMAYRGSIIYCRTAPEVEQASMELLNKIRSMKQCEAPRKAAVMQICLENARCYVMHIIHSGIPPGLKCLLEDTVSVKVGVCIANDAWKMTNDYNVCVEPLEDLSSLANLKLGGVPKRWSLASLTEMITCKQLEKPKKIRMGNWEADVLSKEQLQYAATDAFVSWHLYQQILKGFPDAKYETKNVEKVKKN
- the LOC135648981 gene encoding 3'-5' exonuclease-like isoform X3, producing the protein MEKDGDSFLDWDWDLVAEEELRAIEGVYYSSAKKRRISSDLDADDPAPLHSRPSGRRLPDWGRADATESQCHGGHGGGVATAIADRPPSSCPTNGAWRVSPLRCPGNFKVRYPTMAYRGSIIYCRTAPEVEQASMELLNKIRSMKQCMDHISLGFDIEWRPVFKRGEAPRKAAVMQICLENARCYVMHIIHSGIPPGLKCLLEDTVSVKVGVCIANDAWKMTNDYNVCVEPLEDLSSLANLKLGGVPKRWSLASLTEMITCKQLEKPKKIRMGNWEADVLSKEQLQYAATDAFVSWHLYQAFFYQHQDFLGETCIGFFRE
- the LOC135648981 gene encoding 3'-5' exonuclease-like isoform X1 — encoded protein: MEKDGDSFLDWDWDLVAEEELRAIEGVYYSSAKKRRISSDLDADDPAPLHSRPSGRRLPDWGRADATESQCHGGHGGGVATAIADRPPSSCPTNGAWRVSPLRCPGNFKVRYPTMAYRGSIIYCRTAPEVEQASMELLNKIRSMKQCMDHISLGFDIEWRPVFKRGEAPRKAAVMQICLENARCYVMHIIHSGIPPGLKCLLEDTVSVKVGVCIANDAWKMTNDYNVCVEPLEDLSSLANLKLGGVPKRWSLASLTEMITCKQLEKPKKIRMGNWEADVLSKEQLQYAATDAFVSWHLYQQILKGFPDAKYETKNVEKVKKN
- the LOC135648981 gene encoding 3'-5' exonuclease-like isoform X2, whose product is MEKDGDSFLDWDWDLVAEEELRAIEGVYYSSAKKRRISSDLDADDPAPLHSRPSGRRLPDWGRADATESQCHGGHGGGVATAIADRPPSSCPTNGAWRVSPLRCPGNFKVRYPTMAYRGSIIYCRTAPEVEQASMELLNKIRSMKQCMDHISLGFDIEWRPVFKRGEAPRKAAVMQICLENARCYVMHIIHSGIPPGLKCLLEDTVSVKVGVCIANDAWKMTNDYNVCVEPLEDLSSLANLKLGGVPKRWSLASLTEMITCKQLEKPKKIRMGNWEADVLSKEQLQYAATDAFVSWHLYQILKGFPDAKYETKNVEKVKKN